In the Centroberyx gerrardi isolate f3 chromosome 9, fCenGer3.hap1.cur.20231027, whole genome shotgun sequence genome, one interval contains:
- the lrrc15 gene encoding leucine-rich repeat-containing protein 15 yields the protein MDLSITLHLLLLLSSLNAVLWACPDGCMCRENKILCNGISDFPTAVPSSTTTLYISNCNIYSLKPEDLTDFANALGIFVVKDTVLREVRPGTFDSTLNLGALGFTGTELQDLPEALFQNLLKLESLTLSSNQLLVLRPTWLSSLSALKVLDLSKNLFTSIPVETFHPVTELQYLMLAGNNISKLSRETFKDLTKLKTLRLNKNSLREIPLGTLDDLVNLEELSLHDNLITHLHPDLFSKTQKLQKLFLSNNRLTSLPQGVFLNLPQMAQISLYENQLESLSPGVFGPMVLDQLWLYDNKLSRLEDDTFRNLTQLRLLVLSRNRISYVSTGAFRGLEQLGEVSLHTNLLTTLEAGTFQGLPSLVNISLEHNSISSLPSGFLQGVKHLGQIDLRNNSFPNLPQVNLDALTVAKEVLLQQNPWRCDQDILPLRDWLTKYPSKANNSLLVCDIPFNLNGEEIALLTDEVLMPLISTEEPAVTPTEKRRRPHTPPPKRTTSSPAVKVTPTSEQGGDTSSGEGEEGAISRDTSIIIIAVVCTVIISSLIICCVCWKRNKRGSRNIGRRNKNSVL from the coding sequence ATGGATCTGTCAATCACACTTCACttgctcctccttctctcttccctcaatGCTGTTCTTTGGGCATGTCCGGATGGATGCATGTGTCGTGAAAACAAAATCCTCTGCAATGGCATCTCAGACTTCCCCACAGCTGTTCCCTCCTCTACCACCACTCTCTACATCTCAAATTGCAATATCTATTCACTGAAACCAGAGGACTTGACTGATTTTGCTAACGCCCTTGGCATCTTTGTGGTTAAAGACACTGTGTTGAGGGAGGTTCGCCCTGGCACATTTGATTCCACTCTTAACTTAGGTGCCTTAGGGTTTACCGGCACCGAGTTGCAAGATCTCCCTGAGGCCTTGTTCCAAAACCTTCTAAAGCTTGAGTCTCTGACTCTGAGCAGCAACCAGCTCCTGGTCCTCCGCCCCACCTGGTTATCCTCCTTGTCTGCTCTGAAGGTCCTTGACCTCAGTAAGAACCTTTTCACTTCTATACCTGTGGAAACTTTTCATCCTGTCACTGAGCTGCAGTACCTAATGCTCGCTGGAAACAATATCAGTAAACTCTCTAGGGAGACCTTCAAGGATCTCACCAAGCTGAAGACCTTACGGCTTAATAAGAACTCACTCCGGGAGATCCCCCTTGGCACTTTGGATGACCTCGTAAACCTGGAAGAGCTCTCTCTACACGACAATCTAATCACTCATCTCCACCCTGACCTGTTCTCCAAGACTCAGAAACTCCAGAAGCTCTTCCTCTCCAACAATAGGCTCACATCTCTTCCGCAAGGGGTCTTCCTAAACCTGCCCCAAATGGCCCAAATATCCCTGTATGAAAACCAGCTGGAGAGTCTGTCTCCGGGGGTGTTTGGGCCCATGGTCCTGGATCAGTTGTGGCTGTATGACAACAAGCTGAGCCGTCTGGAGGATGACACCTTCAGGAACCTGACTCAGCTGCGTCTACTTGTTCTCAGCCGCAACCGGATTAGCTATGTGTCCACCGGGGCCTTTAGAGGGTTGGAGCAGCTGGGGGAGGTATCCCTTCACACCAATCTGCTCACAACCTTGGAAGCTGGCACTTTCCAAGGTCTGCCCAGCCTGGTCAACATTTCCCTGGAGCACAACTCCATCAGCTCCCTACCTTCAGGTTTCCTCCAGGGCGTGAAACACCTGGGCCAGATAGACCTACGAAACAACTCCTTTCCCAACCTGCCTCAGGTGAACCTGGATGCCCTCACTGTGGCGAAGGAGGTACTCCTGCAGCAGAACCCCTGGAGGTGTGACCAGGATATCCTGCCACTAAGGGATTGGCTGACAAAGTACCCATCCAAGGCCAACAACAGCCTGTTGGTGTGTGACATACCCTTCAATCTGAATGGCGAGGAGATTGCCCTGCTGACAGATGAGGTACTGATGCCTCTCATTTCTACTGAGGAGCCTGCAGTGACCCcaacagagaagaggaggagacccCACACACCTCCCCCCAAGAGGACCACTTCCTCCCCTGCTGTCAAAGTCACGCCCACCTCAGAGCAGGGGGGCGACACCAGCagtggagagggggaagaaggggCGATCTCTAGGGACACTTCGATCATCATCATCGCAGTGGTGTGCACTGTCATCATCAGCAGCCTCATcatctgctgtgtgtgctgGAAGAGGAACAAGAGAGGAAGCCGGAATATAGGCCGCAGAAACAAGAACTCTGTGCTCTAG
- the LOC139929079 gene encoding LOW QUALITY PROTEIN: uncharacterized protein LOC139929079 (The sequence of the model RefSeq protein was modified relative to this genomic sequence to represent the inferred CDS: deleted 1 base in 1 codon), translating into MDSHLSGTFWMKLFLLTLPHLTCTMICPSSCMCNFQGAVMCVGSSITDIPKQMPVHTYLLQLNDTNMNVINEHSLANLDLMLRFSLTYSRLHTIHPQAFHAAPQLKSVKLSFNDLSSLPARVFSPLTSLEQLYLDGNQLETIAPEMLEGLDGLLVLDLNRNKIASLASDVFNGLTKLTFLNLGRNSIKELPPTIFHSLTNLQQLLLYNNELEKLEAGIFDELANLEELKIHHNQVASLPPEVFWSLGNLKTLTLSSNRLQGIPEKSFYNMPKLIQLTLYNNPLLSLPDELMGYMPYITRFYLYGTNLTTVPGNLFANMSGLLNLNFHFNEKLKELPSNLFCCLPNLQKLSLKFNDLQHLHPDLFSRLTTLVMLHLNDNKLQSLPENIFQDLAGLSVIDLKNNHLKSLPGDIFSSNTGLRHLTLSGNLWDCTCSIRGIARWIRLNEGVVLDREDVMCHSSIIYQSVPDEEFNPCDIFIFCMLPLSSGQN; encoded by the exons ATGGATTCTCACTTGAGCG GCACTTTCTGGATGAAACTCTTCCTCCTCACACTGCCACACCTGACCTGCACCATGATCTGCCCCAgcagctgcatgtgtaatttTCAAGGTGCTGTCATGTGTGTTGGTTCCAGCATCACAGACATCCCAAAGCAGATGCCTGTCCACACGTACCTCTTGCAGCTCAATGACACAAACATGAATGTCATAAATGAGCACAGCCTGGCAAACCTGGACTTGATGTTGCGTTTTAGCCTAACCTACAGCCGCCTACACACTATCCATCCCCAGGCCTTCCACGCTGCTCCACAACTCAAGTCTGTCAAGCTGTCTTTCAATGATCTCTCCAGCCTTCCTGCCCGAGTCTTCAGCCCCCTGACCAGTCTGGAGCAGCTCTATTTAGACGGGAACCAATTGGAGACCATCGCTCCAGAGATGTTGGAGGGACTTGACGGGCTGCTGGTCCTAGACCTCAACCGCAACAAAATCGCTAGCCTTGCCTCAGATGTTTTCAATGGACTGACCAAGCTAACCTTTCTGAACCTTGGCAGGAACTCCATCAAAGAGCTTCCACCTACCATCTTTCACTCCTTGACTAATCTTCAGCAGCTCCTGCTCTATAACAACGAGCTAGAGAAGCTAGAGGCTGGGATCTTTGATGAACTTGCTAATCTTGAGGAACTGAAAATCCACCACAATCAGGTTGCCAGCCTCCCACCTGAAGTGTTCTGGTCTTTGGGGAACCTCAAGACCCTCACCCTGTCCTCCAATCGACTTCAGGGCATCCCAGAGAAGAGCTTCTACAACATGCCCAAGCTAATCCAGCTCACCCTTTACAATAACCCCCTATTATCTCTCCCAGATGAGCTGATGGGTTACATGCCTTACATAACAAGATTTTATTTGTATGGCACTAACCTCACCACTGTTCCTGGCAACTTGTTTGCTAACATGTCTGGGCTGCTGAATCTTAACTTCCATTTCAATGAAAAGCTGAAGGAGTTACCTTCAAACCTGTTCTGCTGCCTTCCCAACCTTCAGAAGCTCTCACTGAAATTCAACGACCTGCAGCACCTACACCCAGACCTGTTCTCCAGGCTAACCACACTGGTCATGCTGCATCTGAACGACAATAAACTGCAGAGCCTACCGGAAAACATCTTTCAAGACCTTGCAGGGCTTTCTGTCATTGATTTGAAGAATAACCATCTCAAGAGTCTTCCAGGGGATATTTTCTCCTCAAATACAGGTTTGAGGCATCTTACTCTGAGTGGCAACCTCTGGGACTGTACTTGCAGTATTAGAGGTATTGCAAGATGGATACGACTTAATGAAGGTGTGGTTCTTGACAGAGAAGATGTGATGTGCCATAGTTCAATCATCTACCAATCTGTACCG GATGAGGAGTTTAACCCTTGTGATATCTTCATATTCTGTATGCTCCCCTTGTCCTCGGGTCAAAATTGA
- the LOC144539723 gene encoding uncharacterized protein LOC144539723: MDSHLSGTFWMKLFLLTLPHLTCTMICPSSCMCNFQGAVMCVGSSITDIPKQMPVHTYLLQLNDTNMNVINEHSLANLDLMLRFSLTYSRLHTIHPQAFHAAPQLKSVKLSFNDLSSLPARVFSPLTSLEQLYLDGNQLETIAPEMLEGLDGLLVLDLNRNKIASLASDVFNGLTKLTFLNLGRNSIKELPPTIFHSLTNLQQLLLYNNELEKLEAGIFDELANLEELKIHHNQVASLPPEVFWSLGNLKTLTLSSNRLQGVPEKSFYNMPKLIQLTLYNNPLLSLPDELMGYMPYMTGFYLYGTTLTTVPGNLFANMSGLLNLNFHFNEKLRELPSNLFCCLPNLQKLSLKFNDLQHLHPDLFSRLTTLVMLHLNDNKLQSLPENIFQDLVGLSVIDLKNNHLKSLPGDIFSLNTGLRRLTLSGNQWDCTCSIRGIARWIRLNEGVVLDKEYVMCHSPMYQLLRTLGSLRVEEFNFCDGTTVASYFTTQKHPTEPSPTVTEAFVINDPHLKSHTISHNSNDPHLKSHTISHNSNDPHLKSHTISHNSNDPHLKSHTISHNSNDPTSHSSGICNEKASPSLRTLSSALPTDELLSTTETPPTLYRSPPFYDKLVVEQGPEFVHHNRHRGWVYVWTLPSDAAYAGFLMFFHILLVAIGVFLILAAMYGMYRLNKAMVEMEAECAATLKGDET, encoded by the exons ATGGATTCTCACTTGAGCG GCACTTTCTGGATGAAACTCTTCCTCCTCACACTGCCACACCTGACCTGCACCATGATCTGCCCCAgcagctgcatgtgtaatttTCAAGGTGCTGTCATGTGTGTTGGTTCCAGCATCACAGACATCCCAAAGCAGATGCCTGTCCACACGTACCTCTTGCAGCTCAATGACACAAACATGAATGTCATAAATGAGCACAGCCTGGCAAACCTGGACTTGATGTTGCGTTTTAGCCTAACCTACAGCCGCCTACACACTATCCATCCCCAGGCCTTCCACGCTGCCCCACAACTCAAGTCTGTCAAGCTGTCTTTCAATGATCTCTCCAGCCTTCCTGCCCGAGTCTTCAGCCCCCTGACCAGTCTGGAGCAGCTCTATTTAGACGGGAACCAATTGGAGACCATCGCTCCAGAGATGTTGGAGGGACTTGACGGGCTGCTGGTCCTAGACCTCAACCGCAACAAAATCGCTAGCCTTGCCTCAGATGTTTTCAATGGACTGACCAAGCTAACCTTTCTGAACCTTGGCAGGAACTCCATCAAAGAGCTTCCACCTACCATCTTTCACTCCTTGACTAATCTTCAGCAGCTCCTGCTCTATAACAACGAGCTAGAGAAGCTAGAGGCTGGGATCTTTGATGAACTTGCTAATCTTGAGGAACTGAAAATCCACCACAATCAGGTTGCCAGCCTCCCACCTGAAGTGTTCTGGTCTTTGGGGAACCTCAAGACCCTCACCCTGTCCTCCAATCGACTTCAGGGCGTCCCGGAGAAGAGCTTCTACAACATGCCCAAGCTAATCCAGCTCACCCTTTACAATAACCCCCTATTATCTCTCCCAGATGAGCTGATGGGTTACATGCCTTACATGACAGGATTTTATTTGTATGGCACTACCCTCACCACTGTTCCTGGCAACTTGTTTGCTAACATGTCTGGGCTGCTGAATCTTAACTTCCATTTCAATGAAAAGCTGAGGGAGTTACCTTCAAACCTGTTCTGCTGCCTTCCCAACCTTCAGAAGCTCTCACTGAAATTCAACGACCTGCAGCACCTACACCCAGACCTGTTCTCCAGGCTAACCACACTGGTCATGCTGCATCTGAACGACAATAAACTGCAGAGCCTACCGGAAAACATCTTTCAAGACCTTGTAGGGCTTTCTGTCATTGACTTGAAGAATAACCATCTCAAGAGTCTTCCAGGGGATATTTTCTCCTTAAATACAGGTTTGAGGCGTCTTACTCTGAGTGGAAACCAATGGGACTGTACTTGTAGTATTAGAGGTATTGCAAGATGGATACGACTTAATGAAGGTGTGGTTCTTGACAAAGAATATGTGATGTGCCATAGTCCAATGTACCAATTACTCCGCACCCTTGGCTCTCTGCGTGTTGAGGAGTTTAACTTTTGTGATGGTACAACAGTCGCAAGTTATTTCACTACGCAAAAACACCCAACTGAACCATCGCCTACCGTAACCGAGGCTTTCGTAAT CAACGACCCCCACCTCAAAAGTCACACCATCTCTCACAACAGCAACGACCCCCACCTCAAAAGTCACACCATCTCTCACAACAGCAACGACCCCCACCTCAAAAGTCACACCATCTCTCACAACAGCAACGACCCCCACCTCAAAAGTCACACCATCTCTCACAACAGCAACGACCCCACAAGCCACTCCAGTGGCATCTGCAATGAAAAAG CATCACCATCCCTCCGTACTCTAAGCAGCGCCCTGCCTACTGATGAGTTACTTTCCACTACTGAGACTCCCCCGACTCTTTACCGGTCGCCTCCTTTCTATGACAAACTGGTGGTTGAGCAGGGGCCTGAGTTTGTCCACCACAACCGTCACCGGGGCTGGGTCTACGTGTGGACTCTGCCTTCCGATGCAGCCTACGCTGGGTTCCTCATGTTTTTTCACATCCTTCTGGTGGCCATAGGTGTGTTCCTTATCCTTGCCGCCATGTACGGCATGTATCGCTTGAACAAAGCCATGGTTGAGATGGAGGCCGAGTGCGCGGCCACACTCAAGGGTGATGAAACATGA